Proteins encoded by one window of Xiphophorus couchianus chromosome 13, X_couchianus-1.0, whole genome shotgun sequence:
- the map7d1b gene encoding MAP7 domain-containing protein 1b isoform X3 — translation MDFKELGVRLEEKLTLTEKTLSLPSDSPSLQNRDQNPEKDLLSPDDSAVSDLSPKTDSRTEASLKTDGRPLTPAFSSCSPQPKKDSMNSEQRQKLAKERREERARYIEQQTQLQAAKKAQWLEKEEKARRLRESQLEERRRKLEEQRLKAEKRRALLEEKQRQKLEKNKERYEAAIKRSTKKTWAEIRQQRWSWAGGLNQTSRRESRCSASTVNLPRQVEPVINNRLSKSSATLWNSPNRTRSLRLSPWESRIVERLMTPTLSFLARSRSAATLLNSSDSASLSPFTSCSHQHRSSAERWRVSSASTPDITQRQRRRNSTPVDKKKKEKKDKERENEKEKNALAKERVQKKRQMTSSVSASVSRSRPEARYRPDPERLPSSSSLLRSAPRARNRPPSPAPRSRPLSPLVPTSKPPPGKKTPSAATKPRPKRAQTPARVQPQAVAAVTVETREETQRTDDLAEKNSCSVVPAIVVSSATLTPPSLGPPVVAPQPAAAVGAASAPAAAPPSKPSAGTNDPEEAARALAEKRRQAREQREREEWEQLEQERRNRLVREEAAARDAEERRRREEEARFMEEQQRLRDEAQRAEEEEEVQRKAKAEQEENEKLQRQRDEAEAKAREEAERQREEREKHFLKEEQERLERKKRLEEIMKRTRRSDAGEKKDVRAPPQVNGSEPNQGHAAATLLGPGPPAPGPPLTGPVTVNGVQPASHQNDVSANGELERRAFEGAEPYLRKAGAMKPQHVAEVL, via the exons CCCTGTCTCTGCCGTCAGACTCTCCGTCCCTCCAGAACCGAGACCAGAACCCAGAGAAAGACCTGCTGAGCCCGGACGACTCGGCCGTGTCAGATCTGTCCCCTAAAACAGACTCCAGGACAGAGGCCTCCCTGAAGACGGATGGCAGACCTCTGACCCCGgccttcagcagctgcagcccgCAGCCCAAGAAAG acTCCATGAACTCAGAGCAGCGGCAGAAACTGGCCAAGGAGCGCAGAGAGGAGCGCGCTCGCTACATCG AGCAACAGACCCAACTGCAAG CCGCCAAGAAGGCCCAGTGgctggagaaggaggagaaggcGCGGCGGCTGAGGGAGAGCCAGCTGGAGGAGCGGCGCAGGAAGCTGGAGGAGCAGCGGCTGAAGGCGGAGAAACGCCGTGCGCTGCTGGAGGAGAAGCAGCGGCAGAAACTGGAGAAGAACAAG GAACGATACGAGGCGGCCATCAAGAGGTCGACGAAGAAAACGTGGGCGGAGATCCGGCAGCAGCGTTGGTCCTGGGCCGGCGGCCTCAACCAGACGTCCCGCAGAGAGA GCAGATGCTCGGCCTCCACGGTCAACCTGCCCCGACAGGTGGAGCCTGTCATTAACAACAGGCTGTCCAAGTCCTCTGCCACCCTGTGGAACTCCCCCAACAGAA CCCGCAGCCTGCGCCTCAGCCCGTGGGAGAGCCGCATCGTGGAGCGGCTCATGACGCCGACGCTCTCCTTCCTGGCCCGCAGCCGCAGCGCCGCCACGCTGCTGAACAGCAGCGACTCTG CCTCTCTCAGCCCGTTCACCAGTTGCTCCCATCAGCACCGGAGCTCCGCTGAGCGTTGGAGGGTTTCGTCCGCCAGCACGCCGGACATCACGCAGAGGCAGCGGCGACGCAACTCCACGCCG gtggacaagaagaagaaggagaagaaggacaaggagagagagaatgagAAGGAGAAGAACGCGCTCGCCAAGGAGAGAGTGCAGAAGAAGAGACagatgacatcatcagtgaGCGCCAGCGTCTCCAGGTCCAGACCGGAGGCCAGGTACCGACCGGATCCGGAACGTCTTCCTTCATCCTCCTCTCTGCTCCGTAGCGCCCCCCGGGCCAGGAACCGGCCCCCGTCTCCGGCCCCCAGGAGCCGCCCGCTGTCCCCTCTAGTGCCGACCTCCAAGCCGCCCCCGGGCAAGAAGACGCCCTCGGCCGCCACCAAGCCCCGCCCCAAACGGGCCCAGACACCCGCCAGAGTGCAGCCGCAGGCCGTGGCCGCTGTTACCGTGGAAACCAGGGAGGAGACGCAGCGCACCGACGACTTGGCGGAGAAAAACA GCTGCAGCGTCGTTCCCGCCATCGTGGTTTCCTCTGCCACGCTCACGCCTCCGTCCCTCGGCCCGCCCGTCGTAGCGCCGCAGCCCGCCGCTGCTGTTGGCGCTGCGTCCGCCCCGGCTGCGGCGCCGCCCAGCAAGCCGTCGGCCGGCACCAACGACCCGGAGGAGGCGGCGCGCGCTCTGGCGGAAAAACGGCGTCAGGCGCGGGAGCAGCGGGAGCGGGAGGAGTGGGAACAGCTGGAGCAGGAGCGCCGCAACAG GCTCGTCAGGGAGGAAGCGGCGGCCCGCGACGccgaggagaggaggcggcgcGAAGAGGAGGCGCGCTtcatggaggagcagcagcgcCTCCGGGACGAAGCTCAGCGCgccgaggaagaggaggaggtgcaGAGGAAGGCCAAGGCCGAGCAGGAGGAGAACGAGAAGCTGCAGAGGCAG AGGGACGAGGCGGAGGCCAAGGCCCGCGAGGAGGCGGAGCGTCAGCGCGAGGAGAGGGAGAAGCACTTCCTGAAGGAGGAGCAGGAGCGGCTGGAGAGGAAGAAG CGCCTGGAGGAGATCATGAAGCGGACCCGCAGGAGCGACGCCGGAGAAAAG AAGGACGTCAGAGCGCCGCCGCAGGTCAACGGCTCCGAGCCCAACCAAGGTCACG CTGCTGCCACCCTGCTGGGCCCCGGGCCCCCGGCCCCTGGACCCCCTCTGACCGGCCCTGTGACCGTTAACGGCGTCCAGCCCGCCTCGCATCAGAACGACGTCTCGGCCAACGGCGAGCTGGAGCGCCGTGCCTTTGAGGGGGCGGAGCCTTACCTGAGGAAGGCGGGCGCCATGAAGCCGCAGCATGTggcag AGGTTCTGTGA
- the map7d1b gene encoding MAP7 domain-containing protein 1b isoform X5, with translation MLPAGGASLDMHHCCSSSTSNLHHSLKPAASETEPALSLPSDSPSLQNRDQNPEKDLLSPDDSAVSDLSPKTDSRTEASLKTDGRPLTPAFSSCSPQPKKDSMNSEQRQKLAKERREERARYIEQQTQLQAAKKAQWLEKEEKARRLRESQLEERRRKLEEQRLKAEKRRALLEEKQRQKLEKNKERYEAAIKRSTKKTWAEIRQQRWSWAGGLNQTSRRETRSLRLSPWESRIVERLMTPTLSFLARSRSAATLLNSSDSASLSPFTSCSHQHRSSAERWRVSSASTPDITQRQRRRNSTPVDKKKKEKKDKERENEKEKNALAKERVQKKRQMTSSVSASVSRSRPEARYRPDPERLPSSSSLLRSAPRARNRPPSPAPRSRPLSPLVPTSKPPPGKKTPSAATKPRPKRAQTPARVQPQAVAAVTVETREETQRTDDLAEKNSCSVVPAIVVSSATLTPPSLGPPVVAPQPAAAVGAASAPAAAPPSKPSAGTNDPEEAARALAEKRRQAREQREREEWEQLEQERRNRLVREEAAARDAEERRRREEEARFMEEQQRLRDEAQRAEEEEEVQRKAKAEQEENEKLQRQRDEAEAKAREEAERQREEREKHFLKEEQERLERKKRLEEIMKRTRRSDAGEKKDVRAPPQVNGSEPNQGHAAATLLGPGPPAPGPPLTGPVTVNGVQPASHQNDVSANGELERRAFEGAEPYLRKAGAMKPQHVAEVL, from the exons CCCTGTCTCTGCCGTCAGACTCTCCGTCCCTCCAGAACCGAGACCAGAACCCAGAGAAAGACCTGCTGAGCCCGGACGACTCGGCCGTGTCAGATCTGTCCCCTAAAACAGACTCCAGGACAGAGGCCTCCCTGAAGACGGATGGCAGACCTCTGACCCCGgccttcagcagctgcagcccgCAGCCCAAGAAAG acTCCATGAACTCAGAGCAGCGGCAGAAACTGGCCAAGGAGCGCAGAGAGGAGCGCGCTCGCTACATCG AGCAACAGACCCAACTGCAAG CCGCCAAGAAGGCCCAGTGgctggagaaggaggagaaggcGCGGCGGCTGAGGGAGAGCCAGCTGGAGGAGCGGCGCAGGAAGCTGGAGGAGCAGCGGCTGAAGGCGGAGAAACGCCGTGCGCTGCTGGAGGAGAAGCAGCGGCAGAAACTGGAGAAGAACAAG GAACGATACGAGGCGGCCATCAAGAGGTCGACGAAGAAAACGTGGGCGGAGATCCGGCAGCAGCGTTGGTCCTGGGCCGGCGGCCTCAACCAGACGTCCCGCAGAGAGA CCCGCAGCCTGCGCCTCAGCCCGTGGGAGAGCCGCATCGTGGAGCGGCTCATGACGCCGACGCTCTCCTTCCTGGCCCGCAGCCGCAGCGCCGCCACGCTGCTGAACAGCAGCGACTCTG CCTCTCTCAGCCCGTTCACCAGTTGCTCCCATCAGCACCGGAGCTCCGCTGAGCGTTGGAGGGTTTCGTCCGCCAGCACGCCGGACATCACGCAGAGGCAGCGGCGACGCAACTCCACGCCG gtggacaagaagaagaaggagaagaaggacaaggagagagagaatgagAAGGAGAAGAACGCGCTCGCCAAGGAGAGAGTGCAGAAGAAGAGACagatgacatcatcagtgaGCGCCAGCGTCTCCAGGTCCAGACCGGAGGCCAGGTACCGACCGGATCCGGAACGTCTTCCTTCATCCTCCTCTCTGCTCCGTAGCGCCCCCCGGGCCAGGAACCGGCCCCCGTCTCCGGCCCCCAGGAGCCGCCCGCTGTCCCCTCTAGTGCCGACCTCCAAGCCGCCCCCGGGCAAGAAGACGCCCTCGGCCGCCACCAAGCCCCGCCCCAAACGGGCCCAGACACCCGCCAGAGTGCAGCCGCAGGCCGTGGCCGCTGTTACCGTGGAAACCAGGGAGGAGACGCAGCGCACCGACGACTTGGCGGAGAAAAACA GCTGCAGCGTCGTTCCCGCCATCGTGGTTTCCTCTGCCACGCTCACGCCTCCGTCCCTCGGCCCGCCCGTCGTAGCGCCGCAGCCCGCCGCTGCTGTTGGCGCTGCGTCCGCCCCGGCTGCGGCGCCGCCCAGCAAGCCGTCGGCCGGCACCAACGACCCGGAGGAGGCGGCGCGCGCTCTGGCGGAAAAACGGCGTCAGGCGCGGGAGCAGCGGGAGCGGGAGGAGTGGGAACAGCTGGAGCAGGAGCGCCGCAACAG GCTCGTCAGGGAGGAAGCGGCGGCCCGCGACGccgaggagaggaggcggcgcGAAGAGGAGGCGCGCTtcatggaggagcagcagcgcCTCCGGGACGAAGCTCAGCGCgccgaggaagaggaggaggtgcaGAGGAAGGCCAAGGCCGAGCAGGAGGAGAACGAGAAGCTGCAGAGGCAG AGGGACGAGGCGGAGGCCAAGGCCCGCGAGGAGGCGGAGCGTCAGCGCGAGGAGAGGGAGAAGCACTTCCTGAAGGAGGAGCAGGAGCGGCTGGAGAGGAAGAAG CGCCTGGAGGAGATCATGAAGCGGACCCGCAGGAGCGACGCCGGAGAAAAG AAGGACGTCAGAGCGCCGCCGCAGGTCAACGGCTCCGAGCCCAACCAAGGTCACG CTGCTGCCACCCTGCTGGGCCCCGGGCCCCCGGCCCCTGGACCCCCTCTGACCGGCCCTGTGACCGTTAACGGCGTCCAGCCCGCCTCGCATCAGAACGACGTCTCGGCCAACGGCGAGCTGGAGCGCCGTGCCTTTGAGGGGGCGGAGCCTTACCTGAGGAAGGCGGGCGCCATGAAGCCGCAGCATGTggcag AGGTTCTGTGA
- the map7d1b gene encoding MAP7 domain-containing protein 1b isoform X1 → MLPAGGASLDMHHCCSSSTSNLHHSLKPAASETEPALSLPSDSPSLQNRDQNPEKDLLSPDDSAVSDLSPKTDSRTEASLKTDGRPLTPAFSSCSPQPKKDSMNSEQRQKLAKERREERARYIEQQTQLQAAKKAQWLEKEEKARRLRESQLEERRRKLEEQRLKAEKRRALLEEKQRQKLEKNKERYEAAIKRSTKKTWAEIRQQRWSWAGGLNQTSRRESRCSASTVNLPRQVEPVINNRLSKSSATLWNSPNRTRSLRLSPWESRIVERLMTPTLSFLARSRSAATLLNSSDSASLSPFTSCSHQHRSSAERWRVSSASTPDITQRQRRRNSTPVDKKKKEKKDKERENEKEKNALAKERVQKKRQMTSSVSASVSRSRPEARYRPDPERLPSSSSLLRSAPRARNRPPSPAPRSRPLSPLVPTSKPPPGKKTPSAATKPRPKRAQTPARVQPQAVAAVTVETREETQRTDDLAEKNSCSVVPAIVVSSATLTPPSLGPPVVAPQPAAAVGAASAPAAAPPSKPSAGTNDPEEAARALAEKRRQAREQREREEWEQLEQERRNRLVREEAAARDAEERRRREEEARFMEEQQRLRDEAQRAEEEEEVQRKAKAEQEENEKLQRQRDEAEAKAREEAERQREEREKHFLKEEQERLERKKRLEEIMKRTRRSDAGEKKDVRAPPQVNGSEPNQGHAAATLLGPGPPAPGPPLTGPVTVNGVQPASHQNDVSANGELERRAFEGAEPYLRKAGAMKPQHVAEVL, encoded by the exons CCCTGTCTCTGCCGTCAGACTCTCCGTCCCTCCAGAACCGAGACCAGAACCCAGAGAAAGACCTGCTGAGCCCGGACGACTCGGCCGTGTCAGATCTGTCCCCTAAAACAGACTCCAGGACAGAGGCCTCCCTGAAGACGGATGGCAGACCTCTGACCCCGgccttcagcagctgcagcccgCAGCCCAAGAAAG acTCCATGAACTCAGAGCAGCGGCAGAAACTGGCCAAGGAGCGCAGAGAGGAGCGCGCTCGCTACATCG AGCAACAGACCCAACTGCAAG CCGCCAAGAAGGCCCAGTGgctggagaaggaggagaaggcGCGGCGGCTGAGGGAGAGCCAGCTGGAGGAGCGGCGCAGGAAGCTGGAGGAGCAGCGGCTGAAGGCGGAGAAACGCCGTGCGCTGCTGGAGGAGAAGCAGCGGCAGAAACTGGAGAAGAACAAG GAACGATACGAGGCGGCCATCAAGAGGTCGACGAAGAAAACGTGGGCGGAGATCCGGCAGCAGCGTTGGTCCTGGGCCGGCGGCCTCAACCAGACGTCCCGCAGAGAGA GCAGATGCTCGGCCTCCACGGTCAACCTGCCCCGACAGGTGGAGCCTGTCATTAACAACAGGCTGTCCAAGTCCTCTGCCACCCTGTGGAACTCCCCCAACAGAA CCCGCAGCCTGCGCCTCAGCCCGTGGGAGAGCCGCATCGTGGAGCGGCTCATGACGCCGACGCTCTCCTTCCTGGCCCGCAGCCGCAGCGCCGCCACGCTGCTGAACAGCAGCGACTCTG CCTCTCTCAGCCCGTTCACCAGTTGCTCCCATCAGCACCGGAGCTCCGCTGAGCGTTGGAGGGTTTCGTCCGCCAGCACGCCGGACATCACGCAGAGGCAGCGGCGACGCAACTCCACGCCG gtggacaagaagaagaaggagaagaaggacaaggagagagagaatgagAAGGAGAAGAACGCGCTCGCCAAGGAGAGAGTGCAGAAGAAGAGACagatgacatcatcagtgaGCGCCAGCGTCTCCAGGTCCAGACCGGAGGCCAGGTACCGACCGGATCCGGAACGTCTTCCTTCATCCTCCTCTCTGCTCCGTAGCGCCCCCCGGGCCAGGAACCGGCCCCCGTCTCCGGCCCCCAGGAGCCGCCCGCTGTCCCCTCTAGTGCCGACCTCCAAGCCGCCCCCGGGCAAGAAGACGCCCTCGGCCGCCACCAAGCCCCGCCCCAAACGGGCCCAGACACCCGCCAGAGTGCAGCCGCAGGCCGTGGCCGCTGTTACCGTGGAAACCAGGGAGGAGACGCAGCGCACCGACGACTTGGCGGAGAAAAACA GCTGCAGCGTCGTTCCCGCCATCGTGGTTTCCTCTGCCACGCTCACGCCTCCGTCCCTCGGCCCGCCCGTCGTAGCGCCGCAGCCCGCCGCTGCTGTTGGCGCTGCGTCCGCCCCGGCTGCGGCGCCGCCCAGCAAGCCGTCGGCCGGCACCAACGACCCGGAGGAGGCGGCGCGCGCTCTGGCGGAAAAACGGCGTCAGGCGCGGGAGCAGCGGGAGCGGGAGGAGTGGGAACAGCTGGAGCAGGAGCGCCGCAACAG GCTCGTCAGGGAGGAAGCGGCGGCCCGCGACGccgaggagaggaggcggcgcGAAGAGGAGGCGCGCTtcatggaggagcagcagcgcCTCCGGGACGAAGCTCAGCGCgccgaggaagaggaggaggtgcaGAGGAAGGCCAAGGCCGAGCAGGAGGAGAACGAGAAGCTGCAGAGGCAG AGGGACGAGGCGGAGGCCAAGGCCCGCGAGGAGGCGGAGCGTCAGCGCGAGGAGAGGGAGAAGCACTTCCTGAAGGAGGAGCAGGAGCGGCTGGAGAGGAAGAAG CGCCTGGAGGAGATCATGAAGCGGACCCGCAGGAGCGACGCCGGAGAAAAG AAGGACGTCAGAGCGCCGCCGCAGGTCAACGGCTCCGAGCCCAACCAAGGTCACG CTGCTGCCACCCTGCTGGGCCCCGGGCCCCCGGCCCCTGGACCCCCTCTGACCGGCCCTGTGACCGTTAACGGCGTCCAGCCCGCCTCGCATCAGAACGACGTCTCGGCCAACGGCGAGCTGGAGCGCCGTGCCTTTGAGGGGGCGGAGCCTTACCTGAGGAAGGCGGGCGCCATGAAGCCGCAGCATGTggcag AGGTTCTGTGA
- the map7d1b gene encoding MAP7 domain-containing protein 1b isoform X4, which yields MLPAGGASLDMHHCCSSSTSNLHHSLKPAASETEPALSLPSDSPSLQNRDQNPEKDLLSPDDSAVSDLSPKTDSRTEASLKTDGRPLTPAFSSCSPQPKKDSMNSEQRQKLAKERREERARYIEQQTQLQAAKKAQWLEKEEKARRLRESQLEERRRKLEEQRLKAEKRRALLEEKQRQKLEKNKERYEAAIKRSTKKTWAEIRQQRWSWAGGLNQTSRRESRCSASTVNLPRQVEPVINNRLSKSSATLWNSPNRTRSLRLSPWESRIVERLMTPTLSFLARSRSAATLLNSSDSASLSPFTSCSHQHRSSAERWRVSSASTPDITQRQRRRNSTPVDKKKKEKKDKERENEKEKNALAKERVQKKRQMTSSVSASVSSAPRARNRPPSPAPRSRPLSPLVPTSKPPPGKKTPSAATKPRPKRAQTPARVQPQAVAAVTVETREETQRTDDLAEKNSCSVVPAIVVSSATLTPPSLGPPVVAPQPAAAVGAASAPAAAPPSKPSAGTNDPEEAARALAEKRRQAREQREREEWEQLEQERRNRLVREEAAARDAEERRRREEEARFMEEQQRLRDEAQRAEEEEEVQRKAKAEQEENEKLQRQRDEAEAKAREEAERQREEREKHFLKEEQERLERKKRLEEIMKRTRRSDAGEKKDVRAPPQVNGSEPNQGHAAATLLGPGPPAPGPPLTGPVTVNGVQPASHQNDVSANGELERRAFEGAEPYLRKAGAMKPQHVAEVL from the exons CCCTGTCTCTGCCGTCAGACTCTCCGTCCCTCCAGAACCGAGACCAGAACCCAGAGAAAGACCTGCTGAGCCCGGACGACTCGGCCGTGTCAGATCTGTCCCCTAAAACAGACTCCAGGACAGAGGCCTCCCTGAAGACGGATGGCAGACCTCTGACCCCGgccttcagcagctgcagcccgCAGCCCAAGAAAG acTCCATGAACTCAGAGCAGCGGCAGAAACTGGCCAAGGAGCGCAGAGAGGAGCGCGCTCGCTACATCG AGCAACAGACCCAACTGCAAG CCGCCAAGAAGGCCCAGTGgctggagaaggaggagaaggcGCGGCGGCTGAGGGAGAGCCAGCTGGAGGAGCGGCGCAGGAAGCTGGAGGAGCAGCGGCTGAAGGCGGAGAAACGCCGTGCGCTGCTGGAGGAGAAGCAGCGGCAGAAACTGGAGAAGAACAAG GAACGATACGAGGCGGCCATCAAGAGGTCGACGAAGAAAACGTGGGCGGAGATCCGGCAGCAGCGTTGGTCCTGGGCCGGCGGCCTCAACCAGACGTCCCGCAGAGAGA GCAGATGCTCGGCCTCCACGGTCAACCTGCCCCGACAGGTGGAGCCTGTCATTAACAACAGGCTGTCCAAGTCCTCTGCCACCCTGTGGAACTCCCCCAACAGAA CCCGCAGCCTGCGCCTCAGCCCGTGGGAGAGCCGCATCGTGGAGCGGCTCATGACGCCGACGCTCTCCTTCCTGGCCCGCAGCCGCAGCGCCGCCACGCTGCTGAACAGCAGCGACTCTG CCTCTCTCAGCCCGTTCACCAGTTGCTCCCATCAGCACCGGAGCTCCGCTGAGCGTTGGAGGGTTTCGTCCGCCAGCACGCCGGACATCACGCAGAGGCAGCGGCGACGCAACTCCACGCCG gtggacaagaagaagaaggagaagaaggacaaggagagagagaatgagAAGGAGAAGAACGCGCTCGCCAAGGAGAGAGTGCAGAAGAAGAGACagatgacatcatcagtgaGCGCCAGCGTCTCCAG CGCCCCCCGGGCCAGGAACCGGCCCCCGTCTCCGGCCCCCAGGAGCCGCCCGCTGTCCCCTCTAGTGCCGACCTCCAAGCCGCCCCCGGGCAAGAAGACGCCCTCGGCCGCCACCAAGCCCCGCCCCAAACGGGCCCAGACACCCGCCAGAGTGCAGCCGCAGGCCGTGGCCGCTGTTACCGTGGAAACCAGGGAGGAGACGCAGCGCACCGACGACTTGGCGGAGAAAAACA GCTGCAGCGTCGTTCCCGCCATCGTGGTTTCCTCTGCCACGCTCACGCCTCCGTCCCTCGGCCCGCCCGTCGTAGCGCCGCAGCCCGCCGCTGCTGTTGGCGCTGCGTCCGCCCCGGCTGCGGCGCCGCCCAGCAAGCCGTCGGCCGGCACCAACGACCCGGAGGAGGCGGCGCGCGCTCTGGCGGAAAAACGGCGTCAGGCGCGGGAGCAGCGGGAGCGGGAGGAGTGGGAACAGCTGGAGCAGGAGCGCCGCAACAG GCTCGTCAGGGAGGAAGCGGCGGCCCGCGACGccgaggagaggaggcggcgcGAAGAGGAGGCGCGCTtcatggaggagcagcagcgcCTCCGGGACGAAGCTCAGCGCgccgaggaagaggaggaggtgcaGAGGAAGGCCAAGGCCGAGCAGGAGGAGAACGAGAAGCTGCAGAGGCAG AGGGACGAGGCGGAGGCCAAGGCCCGCGAGGAGGCGGAGCGTCAGCGCGAGGAGAGGGAGAAGCACTTCCTGAAGGAGGAGCAGGAGCGGCTGGAGAGGAAGAAG CGCCTGGAGGAGATCATGAAGCGGACCCGCAGGAGCGACGCCGGAGAAAAG AAGGACGTCAGAGCGCCGCCGCAGGTCAACGGCTCCGAGCCCAACCAAGGTCACG CTGCTGCCACCCTGCTGGGCCCCGGGCCCCCGGCCCCTGGACCCCCTCTGACCGGCCCTGTGACCGTTAACGGCGTCCAGCCCGCCTCGCATCAGAACGACGTCTCGGCCAACGGCGAGCTGGAGCGCCGTGCCTTTGAGGGGGCGGAGCCTTACCTGAGGAAGGCGGGCGCCATGAAGCCGCAGCATGTggcag AGGTTCTGTGA
- the map7d1b gene encoding MAP7 domain-containing protein 1b isoform X6: MLPAGGASLDMHHCCSSSTSNLHHSLKPAASETEPALSLPSDSPSLQNRDQNPEKDLLSPDDSAVSDLSPKTDSRTEASLKTDGRPLTPAFSSCSPQPKKDSMNSEQRQKLAKERREERARYIAAKKAQWLEKEEKARRLRESQLEERRRKLEEQRLKAEKRRALLEEKQRQKLEKNKERYEAAIKRSTKKTWAEIRQQRWSWAGGLNQTSRRETRSLRLSPWESRIVERLMTPTLSFLARSRSAATLLNSSDSASLSPFTSCSHQHRSSAERWRVSSASTPDITQRQRRRNSTPVDKKKKEKKDKERENEKEKNALAKERVQKKRQMTSSVSASVSRSRPEARYRPDPERLPSSSSLLRSAPRARNRPPSPAPRSRPLSPLVPTSKPPPGKKTPSAATKPRPKRAQTPARVQPQAVAAVTVETREETQRTDDLAEKNSCSVVPAIVVSSATLTPPSLGPPVVAPQPAAAVGAASAPAAAPPSKPSAGTNDPEEAARALAEKRRQAREQREREEWEQLEQERRNRLVREEAAARDAEERRRREEEARFMEEQQRLRDEAQRAEEEEEVQRKAKAEQEENEKLQRQRDEAEAKAREEAERQREEREKHFLKEEQERLERKKRLEEIMKRTRRSDAGEKKDVRAPPQVNGSEPNQGHAAATLLGPGPPAPGPPLTGPVTVNGVQPASHQNDVSANGELERRAFEGAEPYLRKAGAMKPQHVAEVL, encoded by the exons CCCTGTCTCTGCCGTCAGACTCTCCGTCCCTCCAGAACCGAGACCAGAACCCAGAGAAAGACCTGCTGAGCCCGGACGACTCGGCCGTGTCAGATCTGTCCCCTAAAACAGACTCCAGGACAGAGGCCTCCCTGAAGACGGATGGCAGACCTCTGACCCCGgccttcagcagctgcagcccgCAGCCCAAGAAAG acTCCATGAACTCAGAGCAGCGGCAGAAACTGGCCAAGGAGCGCAGAGAGGAGCGCGCTCGCTACATCG CCGCCAAGAAGGCCCAGTGgctggagaaggaggagaaggcGCGGCGGCTGAGGGAGAGCCAGCTGGAGGAGCGGCGCAGGAAGCTGGAGGAGCAGCGGCTGAAGGCGGAGAAACGCCGTGCGCTGCTGGAGGAGAAGCAGCGGCAGAAACTGGAGAAGAACAAG GAACGATACGAGGCGGCCATCAAGAGGTCGACGAAGAAAACGTGGGCGGAGATCCGGCAGCAGCGTTGGTCCTGGGCCGGCGGCCTCAACCAGACGTCCCGCAGAGAGA CCCGCAGCCTGCGCCTCAGCCCGTGGGAGAGCCGCATCGTGGAGCGGCTCATGACGCCGACGCTCTCCTTCCTGGCCCGCAGCCGCAGCGCCGCCACGCTGCTGAACAGCAGCGACTCTG CCTCTCTCAGCCCGTTCACCAGTTGCTCCCATCAGCACCGGAGCTCCGCTGAGCGTTGGAGGGTTTCGTCCGCCAGCACGCCGGACATCACGCAGAGGCAGCGGCGACGCAACTCCACGCCG gtggacaagaagaagaaggagaagaaggacaaggagagagagaatgagAAGGAGAAGAACGCGCTCGCCAAGGAGAGAGTGCAGAAGAAGAGACagatgacatcatcagtgaGCGCCAGCGTCTCCAGGTCCAGACCGGAGGCCAGGTACCGACCGGATCCGGAACGTCTTCCTTCATCCTCCTCTCTGCTCCGTAGCGCCCCCCGGGCCAGGAACCGGCCCCCGTCTCCGGCCCCCAGGAGCCGCCCGCTGTCCCCTCTAGTGCCGACCTCCAAGCCGCCCCCGGGCAAGAAGACGCCCTCGGCCGCCACCAAGCCCCGCCCCAAACGGGCCCAGACACCCGCCAGAGTGCAGCCGCAGGCCGTGGCCGCTGTTACCGTGGAAACCAGGGAGGAGACGCAGCGCACCGACGACTTGGCGGAGAAAAACA GCTGCAGCGTCGTTCCCGCCATCGTGGTTTCCTCTGCCACGCTCACGCCTCCGTCCCTCGGCCCGCCCGTCGTAGCGCCGCAGCCCGCCGCTGCTGTTGGCGCTGCGTCCGCCCCGGCTGCGGCGCCGCCCAGCAAGCCGTCGGCCGGCACCAACGACCCGGAGGAGGCGGCGCGCGCTCTGGCGGAAAAACGGCGTCAGGCGCGGGAGCAGCGGGAGCGGGAGGAGTGGGAACAGCTGGAGCAGGAGCGCCGCAACAG GCTCGTCAGGGAGGAAGCGGCGGCCCGCGACGccgaggagaggaggcggcgcGAAGAGGAGGCGCGCTtcatggaggagcagcagcgcCTCCGGGACGAAGCTCAGCGCgccgaggaagaggaggaggtgcaGAGGAAGGCCAAGGCCGAGCAGGAGGAGAACGAGAAGCTGCAGAGGCAG AGGGACGAGGCGGAGGCCAAGGCCCGCGAGGAGGCGGAGCGTCAGCGCGAGGAGAGGGAGAAGCACTTCCTGAAGGAGGAGCAGGAGCGGCTGGAGAGGAAGAAG CGCCTGGAGGAGATCATGAAGCGGACCCGCAGGAGCGACGCCGGAGAAAAG AAGGACGTCAGAGCGCCGCCGCAGGTCAACGGCTCCGAGCCCAACCAAGGTCACG CTGCTGCCACCCTGCTGGGCCCCGGGCCCCCGGCCCCTGGACCCCCTCTGACCGGCCCTGTGACCGTTAACGGCGTCCAGCCCGCCTCGCATCAGAACGACGTCTCGGCCAACGGCGAGCTGGAGCGCCGTGCCTTTGAGGGGGCGGAGCCTTACCTGAGGAAGGCGGGCGCCATGAAGCCGCAGCATGTggcag AGGTTCTGTGA